A part of Emys orbicularis isolate rEmyOrb1 chromosome 13, rEmyOrb1.hap1, whole genome shotgun sequence genomic DNA contains:
- the LOC135888450 gene encoding olfactory receptor 14A16-like — MSNQTTMTEFLLLGFSDVREVQIFHFVGFLVMYLAALVGNLLIFMAIAFDHRLHTPMYFFLMNLSILDLGSISVTVPKSMANSLRNTRSISYAGCVAQVFFLISFVTADFSLLIVMAYDRYVAICQPLHYDTMMNIRACVQMAAGAWISGILYSVLHTGNTFALTFCGGNMVDQFFCEIPQLLKLTCSDSYLSEVRVLAFSVCLVLGCFVFMIVSYVQIFKSVLRIPSEQGRHKAFSTCLPHLTVVSLFVCTCIFAYMKHTSSSTCALDLVVAVLYSVLPPIVNPIIYSMRNK, encoded by the coding sequence atgtccaaccaaaccACCATGaccgagttccttctcctgggattctctgatgttcgggAGGTGCAGATTTTTCACTTTGTGGGGTTTCTAGTGATGTACTTGGCAGCCCTGGTGGGGAATCTTCTTATCTTCATGGCCATCGCCTTCGACCACcgccttcacacccccatgtacttcttcctgatgaatctgtccatcctagaccttggctccatctctgtcaccgttcccaaatccatggccaactCCCTCAGGAACACCAGGTCCATTTCCTATGCTGGATGTGTTGCCCAAGTCTTTTTCCTCATCTCCTTCGTGACAGCGGATTTTTCCCTTCTCATCGTCATGGCGTACGACCGATATGTtgccatctgccaaccactgcactatgacaCAATGATGAACATcagagcttgtgtccaaatggcagctggtgcctggatcaGTGGGATTCTCTACTCTGTGCTGCACACCGGGAACACATTTGCATTGAccttctgtggaggcaacatggtggatcagttcttctgtgaaatcccccagctacTGAAGCTCACCTGCTCTGACTCATATCTGAGTGAAGTTAGGGTTCTTGCATTTAGTGTGTGTTTAGTCTTAGGCTGCTTTGTTTTTATGATCGTGtcatatgttcagatcttcaaatCAGTGCtcagaatcccctctgagcagggacggcataaagccttctccacctgccttcctcacctcacTGTGGTCTCCTTGTTTGTTTGCACTTGCATCTTTGCCTATATGAAACACACCTCCAGCTCCACATGTGCTCTGGATCTTGTGGTGGCTGTTCTTTATTCCGTATTGCCACCAATCGTGAATCCAATtatctacagcatgaggaacaaataG